TGACCCGTCCCTTGCGGAACGAGCTGTGACCCTGCGCACCGTCATCACCGGCGTCCGCCTGCTCGATCCGGCGAGCGGGCTCGACGCGCCCGGCTGGCTGGTGGCCGAGCAGGGCCGCATCGCCGACTACGGCTCGGGCACGCTCGACGCCCGGCCGGGCGACGCCGTCATGATCGACGGCCGCGGCGCCTGCCTGGCACCCGGCCTGGTCGACATCCGCGTCCAGCTGGGCGAGCCCGGCGCCGAGCACAAGGAGACCTTCGCGAGCGGCAGCGCCGCGGCGGCGGCCGGCGGCGTCACCACCCTCGCCTGCCTGCCCGACACCGATCCGCCGGTCGACGACCCCGCCATGGTCGAGTTCGTCGCCAGGCGGGCGCGGCGCGTGCGCGGGGTCAAGGTCCATCCCTATGCCGCGATCACCAAGGGGCTGGCCGGCCGCGAGCTGACGGAGTTCGGCCTGCTGTGCGAGGCGGGCGCGGTCGCCTTCGCCGACGCCGGACACGCCGTCGCCGACAGCCTGGTCATGCGCCGGGCCCTCTCCTACGCCCGCAGCTTCGACGGCCTGATCGTGCAGCATCCCGAGGATCCGGCCCTGGCCGGCACGGGCGTCATGAACGAGGGCGAGATCGCGACACGCCTCGGCCTTCCCGGCATCCCCGCCGCAGCCGAGGTCATCCTGATCGAGCGCGACATCCGGCTGGTCGAGCTGACCGGCGGACGGCTGCACTTCGCCCATGTCTCGACCGAGGCGGGCGTCGAGGCGATCCGCCGGGCCAAGGCGGGCGGGCTGCCGGTCACGGCCGAGGCCTCGCCCGTGCATTTGACCCTGAACGAGCTCGCGGTCGAAGGCTATCGGACCTATGCCAAAGTCTCGCCGCCTTTGCGCCCCGAGCGGGATCGCCTGGCCGTGGTCGCGGGCCTGGTCGATGGCACGCTCGACGTGCTGGCCAGCGACCACTGCCCGCAGGACCAGGACAGCAAGCGGGTGCCGTTCGCGCCGGCCGCCTTCGGCGCCGCGGGGTTGGAGACGCTTTTGGGCGTCGGTCTGATCCTGGTCCACAACCGCCAGATGTCCCTGCTCGACCTGCTGGCGCGCCTGACCTGCCGGCCGGCCGAGCTGATGCGGCTCGATGCGGGGCGGCTGCGCAAGGGCGCGCCGGCGGACCTTGTCCTGTTCGATCCCGAGGCGCCTTGGCAGGTCAAGGAGACCGGCATGCGCGGGCTGGCGCGCAACACGCCGTTCGAGGGCATGCTGCTCCAGGGCCGCGTCCTGCGCACGCTGGTCGACGGCCGGCCCGTGTTCGAAGCGGACGACGCCGCATGACCCTCTCCATCCTCCTGGCCGCGGTCATCGGCTATCTCTGCGGCTCGATCCCCTCGGGCGTCATCCTGACCCGCTTGGGCAAGGCCGGCGACCTCCGCAGCATCGGCTCCGGCAGCATCGGCGCGACCAACGTCCTGCGCACCGGCCGCAAGGGTCTCGCCGCCCTGACGCTCGCCATCGACGCGCTCAAGGGCGGCCTGCCGGCCTGGATCGGCTGGCACGTCTTCAGCCCGGAGACCGGCGCCGTAGTCGCGGCGTTCGCCGTGATCGGCCACTGCTTCCCGGTCTGGCTCGGCTTTCGCGGCGGCAAGGGCGTCGGCACCTCGGCCGGCGTGCTCCTGGCGCTCGGCCCCCTCGCCTTCCTGATCGCGCTCGCGGTGTTCGTCCTGCTGGTCTGGCTGACCCGCTACGTCTCGCTCGGCTCGATGGCGGCGTCCGTGGTGGCCGTGATCGTCGCCTGGGCGCAGGGCGACATCCTGCTCGCCCAACTGTTCGCGGTGCTGGCGGTCATCATCATCGCCAAGCACGCCGGCAATATCGGCCGCCTGCTCCGCGGCGAGGAGAACCGGCTCAGCTTCGCGAAGAAGGGTTGACAACGCTCGCACGAACGGGGGGTGCCAGCAATGGTCACTACGGAAGATGCCATCGCTCGCGCCTCGCGAAGAATGTTCGGTCATCGGCTCGTGGTGAACGTAGTTCGCTCCGTCCTTGTAGAAGCCATGGTCGATCTGGCCCTTCCTTATCCATGGTCGTGGCATCCCGAAGATTGGGCGCCATACGATTTCGGGCATCAGGACGGCACGCGGCTGGAGGTAAAGCAGTCGTCGGCCCTGCAAAGCTGGCCGACAACCAAGCCCTCCAAGCCGACCTTTGACATCAAACCGCGCACAGGCTTTTGGGAGGGCGCCAACTGGACTGCGCAGATTGGCCGGAACGCGGACATCTACGTCTTTGCCTATCACCCGATCACTGACGCCGCCGCCGACCACCGGGACCCACGTCAATGGCAGTTCTACGTGGTCCCGACGACAGCACTCCCAAACTTTCAGACGATAACGCTTGGCTCGGTCGCGAAACTGACGGAGCCGGTGCCGGTTGAGCGCCTTCTCGATGCCGTCGAACGGGCGCGGGAGGCGTTTCTCGCGGCTTCTTTGCAAAGCATCGAGCAGCAGGCGAACGGCTGATCCGTGTTGCCGAGGCCCGTAACGCGCCATAACGTAGGCCGATCCGGGAACAGACGGCGAACGCGTGCGCAAGATCCTGCACATCGACATGGATGCGTTCTTCGCTGCGGTCGAGCAGCGCGACGATCCGGACCTGCGCGGCAAGGCCATTGCCGTGGGCGGCGGCGGGCCGCGCGGCGTGGTGATGACCGCGAGCTACGAGGCCAGGCCCTTCGGCGTCCGTTCGGCGATGCCAGGCGGCCAGGCGCTGCGGCGGTGCCCGCACCTGATCTTCGTCCGGCCGCGCATGGACGTCTATCGCGAGGTCAGCCATCAGCTCCGCGCCGTGTTCGCTCGCTACACCACCCTGATCGAGCCGCTCGCCTTCGACGAGGCCTATCTCGACGTCACCGAACCGCTGACCGGGCCGGCTACCGCAACCGATGTCGCGCGCGCGATCAAGGCCGACATCCTTTCGGAGACCGGCCTGACCGCGTCGGCCGGCGTGTCGTTCACCAAGTTCCTGGCCAAGATCGCCTCGGGCCTGAACAAGCCGGACGGCCTGACCGTGATCACGCCGGACAAGGCGGCCGCGTTCGTCGAAAGCCTGCCGGTCGAGCGCTTTCACGGCGTCGGCCCCGTCACCGCCCGGCGCATGCATCGCCTGGGCATCCGCTCCGGCGCCGACCTGCTCGCCCGCTCCGAGCAGGATCTCGAGCGGGCGTTCGGCCGCGCCGGACTGCACTATGCCCGTTTGGTGCGCCTGATCGACGACCGGCCGGTCCAGCCCGACCGCCAGCGCAAGTCGATCGGGGCGGAGCGGACCTTCAGCGAGGACCTGACCGAGCCGGCAGCCATGCTGGCGGCACTGGAGCCGATCGCCGGCAAGCTCGCCGAGCGCATGGCGGCTGCCGGCCAGGCCGGGCGGACCGTGACCCTCAAGATCAAGCATGCCGATTTCACCATCCACACGCGCAGCCACAGCGAATCCGCGATCGCCGCGAACGCGGCCGCGCTCATGGCCAAGGCCGCGTGGCTCCTGGAGCGGCCGCATCCGCCGGACAAGCCCGTGCGTCTGCTCGGCCTCAGCGTCGCCAACCTGGTCGACACGGGCGCCGCGCCGGTCGGCCAGCTGGCCCTCGACCTCTAGCCGACGTCGTCGGCGAAAAGGGGGATCGTCACGTCCCGGTGGATGTCGGCCGAGAGCAGCAGGCCGAAGCCGACCATGGCGGTCAGCATGGCCGTGCCGCCGTAGGAGATCAGCGGCAAGGGCACGCCGACGACGGGGATCAGGCCGGTCACCATGGCGACGTTGATCATGACGTAGAGGCCGAAGGTGCAGGCCATGCCGAGCGCCAGCAGCCGGGCAAACTGGCTGCGCGCGTGCATGGCGAAGGAG
Above is a genomic segment from Geminicoccaceae bacterium SCSIO 64248 containing:
- the pyrC gene encoding dihydroorotase produces the protein MTLRTVITGVRLLDPASGLDAPGWLVAEQGRIADYGSGTLDARPGDAVMIDGRGACLAPGLVDIRVQLGEPGAEHKETFASGSAAAAAGGVTTLACLPDTDPPVDDPAMVEFVARRARRVRGVKVHPYAAITKGLAGRELTEFGLLCEAGAVAFADAGHAVADSLVMRRALSYARSFDGLIVQHPEDPALAGTGVMNEGEIATRLGLPGIPAAAEVILIERDIRLVELTGGRLHFAHVSTEAGVEAIRRAKAGGLPVTAEASPVHLTLNELAVEGYRTYAKVSPPLRPERDRLAVVAGLVDGTLDVLASDHCPQDQDSKRVPFAPAAFGAAGLETLLGVGLILVHNRQMSLLDLLARLTCRPAELMRLDAGRLRKGAPADLVLFDPEAPWQVKETGMRGLARNTPFEGMLLQGRVLRTLVDGRPVFEADDAA
- the plsY gene encoding glycerol-3-phosphate 1-O-acyltransferase PlsY is translated as MTLSILLAAVIGYLCGSIPSGVILTRLGKAGDLRSIGSGSIGATNVLRTGRKGLAALTLAIDALKGGLPAWIGWHVFSPETGAVVAAFAVIGHCFPVWLGFRGGKGVGTSAGVLLALGPLAFLIALAVFVLLVWLTRYVSLGSMAASVVAVIVAWAQGDILLAQLFAVLAVIIIAKHAGNIGRLLRGEENRLSFAKKG
- the dinB gene encoding DNA polymerase IV; this encodes MRKILHIDMDAFFAAVEQRDDPDLRGKAIAVGGGGPRGVVMTASYEARPFGVRSAMPGGQALRRCPHLIFVRPRMDVYREVSHQLRAVFARYTTLIEPLAFDEAYLDVTEPLTGPATATDVARAIKADILSETGLTASAGVSFTKFLAKIASGLNKPDGLTVITPDKAAAFVESLPVERFHGVGPVTARRMHRLGIRSGADLLARSEQDLERAFGRAGLHYARLVRLIDDRPVQPDRQRKSIGAERTFSEDLTEPAAMLAALEPIAGKLAERMAAAGQAGRTVTLKIKHADFTIHTRSHSESAIAANAAALMAKAAWLLERPHPPDKPVRLLGLSVANLVDTGAAPVGQLALDL